The genomic DNA CTCGAATTTCATGGAGAGTCGGTAGGGGATTTGTAGTAGGTAAGAAAAAAAAGAAAAAACCAACACTTATTGTTGGGGCAGGACGTGGCGGTTCATTATTAATTCGTCAAATGTTGAGAAGTCCAGAAATGGGTTTAGAGCCTGTATTAGCCGTAGATGATGACATTCAAAAAAGAAAGCTGACTATTGCTGAAGGTGTTAAAGTTCAAGGCACAATCGACGATATACCCAATTTGGTAAATAAATATAGAATTAAACGAATTATTATAGCCATTCCAACACTTAAACCAGATCGCTTAAAAGAAATCAATAACATTTGTAATAGCACAGGGATTGAACTGTTTAAAATGCCTAGTATCGAACAAGTTTTAGCTGGTGAGTTGGAAGTTAATCAATTAAAGCGTGTAGAAGTTGAAGATTTGTTAGGCCGTGATCCAGTTGAATTAGATATGGCGATGATTTCTAAAGAACTCACCCATAAAACTATTATGGTAACCGGAGCAGGGGGCTCTATTGGTTCTGAAATATGTAGACAGGTTTGCAAGTTTGAGCCAGAGCGCATTATTTTATTAGGCCACGGTGAAAATAGTATTTATCTTATACATCAAGAATTAAATGCAATTTACAAGGATAAAATAGACATTATTCCAATTATAGCCGATGTTCAAAATGGAGAACGTATTCAAGAAATCATGGATGAATATAAACCATATGCAGTATACCATGCTGCGGCACACAAACATGTTCCATTAATGGAATATAACCCAATCGAAGCATTTAGAAATAATGTTTTAGGTACTAGAAATGTTGCAACAGCAGCTAAAAATGCAGAAGTAAGAAAATTTGTAATGGTATCAACAGATAAAGCTGTAAATCCACCAAATGTGATGGGAGCATCAAAACGTGTAGCTGAAATGGTAGTACAAAGTCTTAACGATGAAAATTGTAAAACAAACTTTGTAGCAGTTCGATTTGGTAATGTACTAGGTTCTCGTGGTTCTGTTATTCCGTTATTTAAGAAACAAATCGAAGCAGGAGGGCCAGTTACTGTTACACACCCTGACATGACAAGATATTTCATGACAATTCCTGAAGCTTCAAGATTAGTACTTCAAGCAGGTGCGCTTGCACAAGGTGGGGAAGTATTCGTACTAGATATGGGTGAGCCAGTGAAGATTGTTGATTTAGCACGTAACTTAATTCGTTTAAGTGGTAAAACTGAGGATGAAATTCAAATTAAATTTAGTGGTATTCGTCCGGGAGAAAAAATGTACGAAGAACTACTTAATGAAAATGAAATACATCCTGAACAAGTCTACGAAAAAATATATAGAGGAAAAGTAAAAGACTTTTCTAAAGAAGAAGTAGATGCGATTATCGAAGATTTAGGTAAGGACTTTAATAAAGACAAAATACTTAAGATTGCTAATGAATAGGAGAGTTAATATGTTTAAAGATAAAGTGTTGTTAATTACGGGTGGAACAGGATCATTCGGTAATGCGGTTATGGAAAGATTTCTAGACACTGATATTAAAGAAATCAGAGTGTTTTCTAGAGATGAGAAAAAACAAGACGATATGAGAAAAAAATATAACAATCCTAAATTGAAGTTTTACATTGGAGATGTTAGAGATTCACATAGTGTTGAAACAGCCATGAGAGAAGTCGATTATGTCTTTCATGCAGCGGCTTTAAAACAAGTACCATCTTGTGAATTCTTTCCAATGGAAGCAGTTAAAACGAATGTTATTGGAACTGAAAATGTTTTACAAAATGCAATCAGAAATAATGTAAAAAAAGTGATTTGTTTATCAACAGATAAAGCTGCATATCCAATCAATGCAATGGGTATTTCAAAATCAATGATGGAAAAAGTATTCGTCGCAAAATCAAGAAATGTTGATAGTGATCAAACATTAATTTGCGGAACAAGATACGGCAATGTTATGGCTTCTAGAGGTTCAGTAATACCTTTATTCATCGATAAAATCAAAGCTGGTGAACCTTTAACGGTGACAGATCCGAATATGACGCGTTTCTTAATGAGCTTAGAAGAAGCAGTTGAATTAGTTGTACATGCATTTAAACATGCACAGACTGGCGATATTATGGTTCAAAAAGCGCCGAGTTCAAAAGTTGGTGACTTAGCTGAGGCACTTTTACAATTATTCGAAGCAGATAATGAAATAAAAATTATTGGTACAAGACATGGTGAAAAAAAAGCCGAAACGTTATTAACTAGAGAAGAGTATGCACAATGTGAAGACATGGGCGATTATTTCCGAGTTCCAGCAGACTCACGTGATTTAAACTATAGCAATTACTATGAAGATGGTAGCGAAAAAATCACTGAAGCGTATGAATACAATTCTGATAATACAAACATATTAACAGTTGAAGAAATCAAAGAAAAATTATTATCTTTAGAATATGTGAGAACTGAATTAAGCAATTATAAAAAAGGTTAGGAGAATTTACATTGAAAATCGTTATAACTGGTTCAAATGGTTTCGTAGGGAAAAACTTAAAAGAAGATTTAAAAGCAACTACAGATAATGAAATTCTTGAAGTAAATAGACAAACTACCGCAGAAGATATGAAAACATATTTATTAGAAGCTGATTCAGTAGTCCATTTAGCAGGTATTAATAGACCGAAAAATGAAGAAGAGTTTAAAAAAGGCAATGTTGATTTTCTAAGTGAAGTATTGAATATCTTAAAAGATAATACTAATAAGCCAACTATTATTTTGTCATCGTCAATTCAAGCGGAAAATGATAATCCATATGGTAATAGTAAGCGTGAAGGTGAAGCAGTGCTTGAGCAATTTTCGAAAGATAATGGTAATAAAGTATTGATTTATCGTTTACCTAATTTATTTGGGAAATGGTGTAAACCTAATTATAATTCTGTTATCGCAACATTTTGCTACAAAATTGCAAGAGATGAAGATATTCAAGTTAATGATGAAAATGTGATTCTTAATTTAAACTATATTGATGATGTAATTAAAGAATTTAAAAATGCAATTGATGGTCATCCTAATATAGAAGATGGAGAACCAAAAGTTCCGAATGTGTATGAAAAGAAATTAGGAACCATTGCTAAATTGTTATATCAATTTAAAGAAATTCCTAATGATAAATCGTTACCAAATATTGAAGACCCATTTGAACACGCGTTACATAGTACATATCTTAGCTATTTACCTGAAGAAAGTTTCAGTTATCCGTTAAAAATGAACGTCGACAATAGAGGATCATTTACAGAGATATTTAAAACGAAAGATAGAGGACAAGTTTCAGTCAATATTTCAAAACCAGGTATTGTCAAAGGTAATCATTGGCATCATACAAAAAATGAAAAATTCTTGGTTGTTTCAGGTAATGGTGTTATACGCTTTAGAAAAGTAGGACAAGACGAAGTGATAGAATATCATGTTTCAGGCGAGAAATTAGAGGTTGTTGATATACCAGTGGGTTACACACATAATATTGAAAATTTAGGTGACACAGATATGGTTACTATCATGTGGGTAAATGAAATCTTTGATCCTAATAATCCAGACACATACTTTTTGGAGGTCTAATTAAATGGAAAAATTAAAACTAATGACAATTGTAGGTACAAGACCAGAAATTATTCGCTTATCTGCAACAATAAAAGCGTGTGATAAATATTTTAATCAAGTTCTAGTTCATACAGGACAAAATTATGATTATACATTGAATCAAGTGTTCTTTGAGGATTTAGAATTAAGAGAACCTGATCACTATTTAGAAGCGGTTGGCAATCATTTAGGTGAAACGATGGGTAATATTTTAGCCAAATCTTATGAAGTATTGGCTGAAGAGCAACCAGATGCACTATTAATCCTTGGTGATACAAATAGTTGTTTAGCAGCCGTGTCTGCTAAAAGACTTAAGATTCCTGTATTCCATATGGAAGCTGGTAATAGATGCTTTGACCAAAATGTACCTGAAGAAATCAATCGTAAGATTGTTGACCATGTCAGTGATGTTAACTTACCTTACACGGAACATAGTAGACGCTATTTATTAGATGAAGGCTTTCAAAAACAAAATATCTTCGTGACTGGTTCGCCTATGAAAGAGGTCCTAGACGAATATGCATATAAAATAGACGAAAGTACTATTTTGGAAAAATTAGAATTAGAATCTCAAAATTATATTTTAGTCTCAGCTCACCGTGAAGAAAATATTGATAATGAAAAAAACTTTCTGTCACTAATGAATGCCATTAATGATATTGCAGAAAAATATCAAATACCAGTTATCTATTCAACACATCCAAGAAGTTGGAAGAAAATTGAAGAAAGAAACTTCAAATTCCATCCGTTAGTTAAACAATTAAAACCATTTGGTTTCTTTGATTACAACGCATTGCAAAAAAATGCTTTTGTAGTTTTATCTGATAGCGGAACTTTATCTGAAGAATCTTCAATTTTAAAATTCCCAGGCGTGTTAATTCGTACTTCAACAGAAAGACCAGAAGTATTAGATAAAGGTACAGTCATCGTGGGTGGTATTTCATATGATAATCTTGTGCAATCAGTAGAATTGGCTAAATCTATGCAAGAAAATGATGAACCAATGATTGACGCAATTGATTACAAAGATACGAATGTTTCAACTAAAGTTGTGAAAATTATCCAAAGCTATAAAGATATTATCAATCGCAATACTTGGAGGAAGTAAGTATGAAAATTGCTATCCTAGGAGCAACTAATATTAAACATATGTCTTTGATATCTCATTACCTTGACAATATTGATATGAGTAAGAATCAAGTAGACATAATATACACAGATAAATATGATATTGATGAAAAAGTTGATGGAATAACAAACTATTATAAATATTCAGTTGACATTAATTCCAATTGGTCTTTTGTGAAAAAAGCGATGAACTATTATGCTTTTAAACCATATGCTACAAAGATTTTGAAAGAAAATAATTATGATTTTGTAATTGTATGGGGGAGCTATACTGGTCATTTATTTAAAAATTTTTTAATTAAAAATTACAAAGAGCGTTTTATTTTGAATATTAGGGACTATTTTTATGAAAATAACAATTTCATATTTGCTAGAATGGCTCAATTAGTAAATTTTAGTTATATGACTACAATATCATCTGATGGCTTTTTGAAATTTTTACCAAATTCCGAAAAATA from Staphylococcus taiwanensis includes the following:
- a CDS encoding polysaccharide biosynthesis protein; protein product: MFKDKVLLITGGTGSFGNAVMERFLDTDIKEIRVFSRDEKKQDDMRKKYNNPKLKFYIGDVRDSHSVETAMREVDYVFHAAALKQVPSCEFFPMEAVKTNVIGTENVLQNAIRNNVKKVICLSTDKAAYPINAMGISKSMMEKVFVAKSRNVDSDQTLICGTRYGNVMASRGSVIPLFIDKIKAGEPLTVTDPNMTRFLMSLEEAVELVVHAFKHAQTGDIMVQKAPSSKVGDLAEALLQLFEADNEIKIIGTRHGEKKAETLLTREEYAQCEDMGDYFRVPADSRDLNYSNYYEDGSEKITEAYEYNSDNTNILTVEEIKEKLLSLEYVRTELSNYKKG
- a CDS encoding SDR family oxidoreductase, with protein sequence MKIVITGSNGFVGKNLKEDLKATTDNEILEVNRQTTAEDMKTYLLEADSVVHLAGINRPKNEEEFKKGNVDFLSEVLNILKDNTNKPTIILSSSIQAENDNPYGNSKREGEAVLEQFSKDNGNKVLIYRLPNLFGKWCKPNYNSVIATFCYKIARDEDIQVNDENVILNLNYIDDVIKEFKNAIDGHPNIEDGEPKVPNVYEKKLGTIAKLLYQFKEIPNDKSLPNIEDPFEHALHSTYLSYLPEESFSYPLKMNVDNRGSFTEIFKTKDRGQVSVNISKPGIVKGNHWHHTKNEKFLVVSGNGVIRFRKVGQDEVIEYHVSGEKLEVVDIPVGYTHNIENLGDTDMVTIMWVNEIFDPNNPDTYFLEV
- a CDS encoding polysaccharide biosynthesis protein codes for the protein MDNLSARRRLLILILIDSLIVAFSVFICYNILEQFFKGYSRNLLIINSIVLLISHHVFAYIFNLYHRAWEYASVNELLLIVESVTCSIISTMILVPIFTAHPPFFRLYLITWMMHLILIGGSRISWRVGRGFVVGKKKKKKPTLIVGAGRGGSLLIRQMLRSPEMGLEPVLAVDDDIQKRKLTIAEGVKVQGTIDDIPNLVNKYRIKRIIIAIPTLKPDRLKEINNICNSTGIELFKMPSIEQVLAGELEVNQLKRVEVEDLLGRDPVELDMAMISKELTHKTIMVTGAGGSIGSEICRQVCKFEPERIILLGHGENSIYLIHQELNAIYKDKIDIIPIIADVQNGERIQEIMDEYKPYAVYHAAAHKHVPLMEYNPIEAFRNNVLGTRNVATAAKNAEVRKFVMVSTDKAVNPPNVMGASKRVAEMVVQSLNDENCKTNFVAVRFGNVLGSRGSVIPLFKKQIEAGGPVTVTHPDMTRYFMTIPEASRLVLQAGALAQGGEVFVLDMGEPVKIVDLARNLIRLSGKTEDEIQIKFSGIRPGEKMYEELLNENEIHPEQVYEKIYRGKVKDFSKEEVDAIIEDLGKDFNKDKILKIANE
- the wecB gene encoding UDP-N-acetylglucosamine 2-epimerase (non-hydrolyzing), which codes for MEKLKLMTIVGTRPEIIRLSATIKACDKYFNQVLVHTGQNYDYTLNQVFFEDLELREPDHYLEAVGNHLGETMGNILAKSYEVLAEEQPDALLILGDTNSCLAAVSAKRLKIPVFHMEAGNRCFDQNVPEEINRKIVDHVSDVNLPYTEHSRRYLLDEGFQKQNIFVTGSPMKEVLDEYAYKIDESTILEKLELESQNYILVSAHREENIDNEKNFLSLMNAINDIAEKYQIPVIYSTHPRSWKKIEERNFKFHPLVKQLKPFGFFDYNALQKNAFVVLSDSGTLSEESSILKFPGVLIRTSTERPEVLDKGTVIVGGISYDNLVQSVELAKSMQENDEPMIDAIDYKDTNVSTKVVKIIQSYKDIINRNTWRK